A section of the Humulus lupulus chromosome 2, drHumLupu1.1, whole genome shotgun sequence genome encodes:
- the LOC133816993 gene encoding long chain base biosynthesis protein 2a encodes MIAIPYLTALSTYFSYGLLFFFGQIRDFFRKLIDWSSANNLHGYAPLCLGLEDFYTRRLYLRIQDCFGRPIASAPDAWFDVVERFSEDNNKTLKRTSKTTKCLNLGSYNYLGFAASDEYCTPRVIESLKKYSPSTCSSRVDGGTMRLHVELEKCVADFVGKPAAIVFGMGYVTNSAILPVLMRKGSLIISDSLNHSSIINGARGSGATVRVFQHNTPAHLEEVLKEQIAEGQPRTGRPWKKILVIVEGIYSMEGELCKLPEIIAICKKYKAYTYLDEAHSIGAVGKSGRGVCELLGVDPADVDVMMGTFTKSFGSCGGYIAGSKELIQYLKYTCPAHLYATSISPPAGEQIMSAIKVILGEDGTSRGAQKLARIRENSNFFRSELQKMGFEVLGDNDSPVMPIMLYNPAKIPAFSRECLRQNVAVVTVAFPATPLLLARARICISASHSREDLLKALEVISRVGDLVGIKYFPAEPNKQLPDADLKKRD; translated from the exons ATGATTGCAATTCCATATCTGACTGCTTTATCAACCTACTTCAGCTATGGTCTCCTCTTCTTCTTCGGCCAAATCAGGGATTTCTTCCGCAAACTCATCGATTGGTCGTCCGCTAATAATCTCCATGGTTATGCACCTCTTTGCTTGGGACTCGAAGATTTCTACACTCGCCGTCTCTATCTTCGTATTCAG GACTGTTTCGGTCGACCTATAGCTAGTGCTCCGGATGCTTGGTTCGATGTGGTTGAGCGATTCTCCGAGGACAATAACAAGACGCTCAA ACGAACCTCAAAGACGACTAAATGCCTGAACTTGGGATCGTACAATTACCTTGGTTTTGCGGCTTCGGATGAGTACTGTACCCCTCGTGTGATTGAGTCTTTGAAGAAGTATTCTCCGAGTACCTGTAGCAGTCGAGTCGATGGTG GCACAATGAGATTACACGTCGAATTGGAGAAGTGTGTTGCTGATTTTGTAGGAAAACCAGCTGCAATTGTTTTTGGAATGGGTTATGTCACCAATTCTGCTATTCTTCCAGTCCTAATGAGGAAG GGAAGCTTGATCATTAGCGATTCATTGAACCATAGTTCAATCATTAATGGTgcacgaggatctggagctacagtTCGCGTTTTCCAACACAATA CACCTGCTCACTTAGAGGAAGTTTTGAAGGAACAAATAGCGGAGGGACAACCTAGGACTGGCAGACCATGGAAAAAGATATTGGTTATTGTGGAGGGGATATATAGCATGGAAGGAGAGCTTTGCAAACTTCCTGAGATAATAGCAATTTGCAAAAAATATAAG GCATATACGTACTTGGATGAGGCCCACAGTATTGGAGCAGTAGGGAAGTCTGGAAGAGGTGTTTGTGAGCTCTTGGGTGTGGATCCAGCTGACGTAGATGTCATGATGGGAActtttacaaaatcatttggatCGTGTGGTGGCTATATTGCAGGATCCAAG GAGCTTATTCAATATTTGAAGTACACTTGTCCTGCTCATCTGTACGCAACTTCAATTTCTCCACCGGCCGGAGAACAAATAATGTCTGCCATTAAGGTCATCCTTGGAGAGGATGGCACTAGTAGAG GAGCCCAGAAACTTGCACGAATTCGGGAAAACAGTAACTTCTTCAGGTCAGAACTGCAAAAAATGGGTTTTGAAGTCCTGGGGGATAATGATTCTCCAGTTATGCCAATTATGCTTTACAACCCAGCCAAAATCCCTGCCTTCTCACGTGAATGCCTCCGCCAGAAT GTTGCTGTTGTAACAGTAGCATTTCCAGCGACCCCTCTTCTGTTGGCAAGGGCACGAATATGCATTTCCGCATCTCATTCCAGGGAAGACCTACTCAAAGCCTTGGAG GTGATTAGCCGAGTTGGTGATCTCGTGGGCATTAAATACTTCCCTGCCGAACCAAATAAACAATTGCCAGATGCAGACTTGAAGAAGCGTGActga